Proteins co-encoded in one Campylobacter jejuni genomic window:
- a CDS encoding molybdopterin molybdotransferase MoeA: MLMSYEESLKILHSHIKTYEKIEKIALTECLGRILAQDIKAPKNQPEFPTSAMDGYAIKFEDQDKPLKILGLTPAGTMPQFSVQNGTCVKTFTGSLMSEGSDTLVPVENVRVENDTLFIEKKVPQAFAVRAVGENYKKDEILLKKGTRLNYSEIALLAELGFFHISVFIKPIVGVLSSGSEIKDLGEALENPAQIRSSNHIAIANLAKNLNCDTRVFPLLKDDEKATFSTLESALQSCDILVTTGGVSMGDFDFLKKAIKEYEIIIDKADIKPGRHIKIAKANEKFIIALPGFPYSAMVMFNLYAREILNSWLLQPKDYICKAFLQGSYKKKTPYLEFVACNIKFENGRILANLEGKKEGSSAIINNLNNKAALMVVPKECEMLENESLVDIIFMP; encoded by the coding sequence ATGTTAATGTCTTATGAAGAAAGTTTAAAAATTTTACATTCTCATATCAAAACCTATGAAAAGATTGAAAAAATAGCTCTTACAGAGTGTTTAGGACGCATTTTAGCTCAAGACATAAAAGCCCCTAAAAACCAACCTGAATTTCCAACTTCGGCTATGGATGGTTATGCGATCAAATTTGAAGATCAAGATAAGCCTTTAAAAATTTTAGGCCTCACACCTGCGGGCACTATGCCACAATTTAGCGTGCAAAATGGTACTTGTGTAAAAACCTTTACAGGCTCACTCATGAGCGAAGGAAGCGATACTTTAGTCCCTGTTGAAAATGTACGCGTAGAAAATGATACTCTTTTTATAGAAAAAAAAGTTCCTCAAGCTTTTGCCGTGCGTGCGGTAGGAGAAAACTATAAAAAAGATGAAATTTTACTCAAAAAAGGCACAAGGTTAAATTATAGCGAGATAGCTCTTTTAGCTGAACTTGGATTTTTTCACATTAGTGTGTTTATAAAGCCTATTGTAGGGGTTTTAAGTAGTGGAAGTGAGATCAAGGATCTAGGAGAAGCCTTGGAAAATCCTGCTCAAATCCGCTCTTCAAATCATATCGCCATAGCTAATTTAGCTAAAAATTTAAATTGCGATACAAGGGTTTTTCCTCTTTTAAAAGATGATGAGAAAGCCACTTTTTCCACCCTTGAAAGTGCTTTGCAAAGTTGTGATATTTTGGTTACAACGGGCGGGGTTTCTATGGGAGATTTTGACTTTTTAAAAAAAGCCATCAAAGAATACGAAATCATCATCGATAAAGCCGACATAAAACCAGGTAGACATATCAAAATAGCTAAGGCTAATGAAAAATTCATCATCGCCTTACCAGGTTTTCCTTACTCGGCTATGGTAATGTTTAATCTTTACGCAAGAGAGATTTTAAACTCTTGGTTACTTCAGCCTAAAGACTATATTTGCAAAGCCTTTTTACAAGGAAGTTACAAGAAAAAAACACCTTATTTGGAATTTGTCGCTTGTAACATAAAGTTTGAAAATGGACGCATTTTAGCCAATCTTGAAGGCAAAAAAGAAGGCTCTAGTGCGATTATAAACAATCTTAACAATAAAGCTGCCCTTATGGTGGTGCCAAAAGAATGTGAAATGTTAGAAAATGAAAGTTTAGTAGATATTATCTTTATGCCTTAA
- the cas2 gene encoding CRISPR-associated endonuclease Cas2, whose amino-acid sequence MIEDKFMRVLLMFDVPTKSKKEQKLASKFRNNLIKLGYFMLQFSVYMRICKGLSSAKSSIENVKKILPPYGNVRALIITEKQFDKMELLLGGIVFNEKVNNETNLTLFDIDSHGEFKYKNSNNEEIQINKKQEKYHQQNLFEF is encoded by the coding sequence ATGATTGAAGATAAATTTATGCGTGTGCTTTTGATGTTTGATGTGCCAACTAAAAGTAAAAAAGAGCAAAAACTAGCAAGTAAATTTAGAAATAATCTTATAAAATTAGGTTATTTTATGCTGCAATTTAGTGTTTATATGCGTATTTGCAAGGGTTTAAGTTCTGCAAAAAGTTCTATTGAAAATGTAAAAAAGATTTTGCCACCTTATGGAAATGTAAGGGCTTTAATCATCACTGAAAAGCAATTTGATAAAATGGAGCTTTTGCTTGGTGGCATAGTTTTTAACGAAAAAGTTAATAACGAAACCAATTTAACGCTTTTTGATATAGATAGTCATGGAGAATTTAAATATAAAAATTCAAATAATGAAGAAATTCAAATAAACAAAAAACAAGAAAAATATCATCAGCAAAATTTATTTGAATTTTAA